A genomic region of Runella rosea contains the following coding sequences:
- a CDS encoding alpha-E domain-containing protein, which yields MLSRVADSIYWMNRYIERAENYARFIGVNFNLAFDLPPNVNEQWEPLLIATADNYLFYQHYDEPTRENVINFMTFDKRNPNSIYSCLMLARENGRTIRECISKEMWENLNELYLWIKDVKPQSEWDLNHMQNFYTQVRNGTQLYYGVVDATITRNEAWHFGRLGRFMERADKTSRFLDVSYFTLLPDSDVTGSTLELVLWTAVLKSVSAYNMYRQQYQTLTPTHIVEFLILDKLFPRAMAHCIRQAELSLYEISGTPITNRFSNQAEKMMGKLRSEIEFTEVEDIFKLGLHQYLDQFQIRGNEVSKSIFETYFDIKPVEQ from the coding sequence ATGTTAAGCCGCGTTGCTGATTCCATTTACTGGATGAATCGCTACATCGAGCGAGCCGAAAATTATGCACGCTTCATAGGAGTCAATTTTAATTTGGCATTTGATTTACCGCCCAACGTGAACGAACAATGGGAGCCTCTTTTGATCGCTACTGCCGACAATTACCTTTTTTATCAACACTACGACGAACCTACCCGTGAGAATGTCATCAATTTTATGACGTTTGATAAGCGAAATCCCAACTCGATTTACAGTTGTTTGATGTTGGCCCGGGAAAATGGTCGGACCATTCGGGAGTGTATTTCGAAAGAAATGTGGGAAAACCTGAACGAACTTTATCTCTGGATTAAGGATGTAAAGCCACAGTCAGAATGGGACCTCAACCACATGCAGAATTTTTATACGCAGGTGCGCAACGGGACCCAACTTTACTACGGCGTTGTGGATGCGACCATTACGCGTAACGAAGCTTGGCATTTTGGCAGATTGGGGCGTTTTATGGAGCGCGCCGATAAAACTTCGCGTTTTTTGGATGTCTCTTACTTTACATTATTGCCTGATTCTGACGTTACGGGCAGTACTTTGGAGCTGGTTTTGTGGACTGCTGTGCTTAAATCGGTAAGTGCCTACAATATGTACCGTCAACAGTATCAGACCCTTACCCCAACACATATCGTGGAGTTTTTGATTTTGGATAAACTTTTTCCTCGTGCAATGGCGCATTGTATTCGTCAAGCAGAGTTATCTTTGTACGAAATATCAGGAACGCCGATTACCAACCGTTTCAGCAATCAAGCTGAAAAAATGATGGGTAAACTCCGTTCAGAAATTGAATTTACGGAAGTAGAAGATATTTTCAAATTGGGCTTACACCAATACCTCGACCAGTTCCAAATCAGAGGAAATGAAGTAAGTAAAAGTATTTTTGAAACCTATTTTGATATAAAACCTGTTGAACAGTAA
- a CDS encoding S9 family peptidase: MLFLTPPPHPKRLLFLVLLILLNFPSQSPQAQGRLEDYQRSETLKNRLKDKVYNAPALVNWSASSQWAWYLVQTVRGKEFMAVNPANKTRQAAFDHAQLAQKLSEATNKKIAPYALPFSTFTYSKDDKEIEFSAEGLVWNYGLTSNTLRKKEPVRPEERRYWGAGANDQNDKPVFSPDSTRTAYIKNYNVYVRFEKTKKETQLSFDGSEGDYYSGYVQWSPDSKKLISFKVRPNQKHLIYFVRSSPEDQLQPKLESREYLKPGDALPVRRPQLFLVDEQKQLPVDDALFNHQYGLSRSEWRKDSRAFTFEYNQRGHQVYRVLEINAATGAVRALIEEQSKTFIDYSGKRYRYDAADGKEIIWASERDGWNHLYLYDGLTGKIKKQITKGEWVVRNVVNVDEEKRSITFAASGMNPQQDPYFVQYYRINFDGTGLTALTSENANHTGYFSTDKKYFVDTYSRVDLPQLTVLRSAVDGSVVMELEKADISEWQKAGWKAPEVFTAKGRDGKTDIWGIIVRPTNFDPTKKYPVIENIYAGPHSSFTPKSFMAYNRSMFELAELGFIVVQLDGMGTSNRSKAFHDVCWQNLKDAGFPDRMLWMQEAAKKYPSLDLSRVGIYGTSAGGQSSTGGLLFYPDFYKVGVSSCGCHDNRMDKIWWNEQWMGYPIGPHYADCSNVTHAEKLQGKLLLILGEVDDNVDPASTMQLVNALIKANKDFDFLMVPNMAHSNGGEYGERKRRDFFVRHLLGIEPPAWTLPITVNEGTK, encoded by the coding sequence ATGCTTTTTCTGACGCCTCCCCCTCATCCCAAACGGTTGCTTTTTCTGGTACTGCTTATTCTTTTAAACTTTCCTTCCCAATCCCCACAAGCACAGGGGCGTTTGGAAGATTATCAACGTTCCGAGACCCTCAAAAACCGTCTGAAGGATAAAGTCTACAACGCCCCCGCGTTGGTCAACTGGTCGGCGAGCAGTCAATGGGCTTGGTACCTCGTGCAAACCGTTCGCGGAAAAGAATTCATGGCTGTTAATCCCGCAAACAAAACCCGCCAAGCGGCCTTTGACCACGCACAATTGGCCCAGAAACTCTCCGAGGCAACCAATAAAAAAATAGCCCCATACGCACTACCATTTAGTACATTTACATATAGTAAAGACGACAAAGAAATCGAATTCAGCGCCGAGGGATTGGTGTGGAATTACGGCCTCACTTCCAACACATTACGCAAAAAAGAACCCGTCCGCCCCGAAGAGCGGCGATATTGGGGCGCGGGCGCCAACGACCAAAATGACAAACCCGTTTTCTCGCCCGACAGCACCCGAACGGCTTATATTAAGAATTATAACGTGTACGTTCGTTTTGAGAAAACCAAAAAAGAGACCCAACTCAGCTTCGACGGCTCCGAAGGCGACTATTATTCGGGCTACGTTCAGTGGTCGCCCGATTCCAAAAAACTGATTTCGTTTAAGGTTCGGCCCAACCAAAAACACTTGATTTACTTCGTGCGCTCATCGCCAGAAGACCAACTCCAACCCAAACTCGAAAGCCGCGAATACCTCAAACCTGGTGATGCACTGCCAGTACGCCGACCTCAGTTATTTTTGGTCGATGAGCAGAAACAACTCCCCGTTGATGATGCCTTGTTTAACCACCAATACGGTTTGTCGCGCTCGGAATGGCGCAAAGACAGCCGTGCATTTACGTTTGAGTACAACCAACGTGGCCATCAGGTGTACCGAGTATTGGAAATAAATGCCGCAACGGGCGCGGTTCGGGCGCTGATTGAGGAGCAAAGCAAAACCTTCATTGATTACAGCGGCAAACGCTATCGTTACGACGCAGCCGACGGCAAAGAAATCATCTGGGCCTCCGAGCGCGACGGCTGGAACCACCTTTATCTGTACGACGGTCTGACCGGAAAAATCAAAAAACAAATCACCAAAGGTGAATGGGTAGTACGCAATGTGGTCAACGTCGACGAAGAAAAAAGGAGCATTACCTTTGCCGCAAGCGGCATGAATCCCCAGCAGGACCCGTACTTTGTGCAGTATTATCGCATCAATTTTGACGGCACCGGCCTGACCGCCCTGACTTCCGAGAACGCCAATCATACTGGCTATTTTTCAACAGACAAAAAATATTTTGTTGATACTTATTCACGTGTTGACCTGCCGCAATTGACCGTTCTACGCTCCGCAGTCGACGGCTCAGTCGTTATGGAATTGGAGAAAGCCGATATTTCAGAATGGCAAAAAGCGGGTTGGAAAGCCCCAGAAGTATTTACGGCCAAAGGACGCGACGGCAAAACCGACATTTGGGGTATTATCGTTCGCCCTACCAATTTTGACCCCACAAAAAAATACCCAGTCATTGAAAATATCTACGCGGGTCCACACAGTTCGTTTACGCCTAAATCGTTTATGGCTTACAACCGTTCGATGTTTGAACTTGCCGAATTGGGTTTTATCGTGGTGCAACTCGACGGTATGGGTACATCCAACCGCTCCAAAGCTTTTCACGATGTATGTTGGCAAAATCTAAAAGACGCAGGCTTTCCTGACCGGATGTTATGGATGCAAGAAGCAGCAAAAAAATATCCCTCACTCGACCTCAGTCGTGTAGGAATCTACGGCACCTCAGCCGGCGGTCAAAGCTCCACGGGTGGACTATTATTTTATCCTGATTTTTATAAAGTGGGCGTTTCTTCCTGCGGTTGCCACGACAACCGAATGGATAAAATCTGGTGGAACGAACAATGGATGGGTTACCCCATCGGGCCGCATTATGCCGACTGCTCCAACGTGACCCACGCCGAAAAACTACAAGGTAAACTGCTGCTAATTCTGGGTGAAGTAGACGACAATGTTGACCCCGCGTCGACCATGCAGTTGGTCAATGCGCTCATCAAAGCCAACAAAGATTTTGACTTTTTGATGGTACCCAACATGGCCCACTC
- a CDS encoding peptidase, with protein sequence MTYCLGIKVASGLVAIADTRLTSGTEVSTNKKISVHQLEHHSMFIMTSGLRSVRDKAVTYFREVLEEQDHSFNKLYKAVNAFGQQVRRVANEDKEALDAAGLRFNLHAIVGGQLEDDGEHMLYLLYPEGNWVEVGETSPFFVIGNSNYGKPLLFRSLKYGSSLAEALKVGFLSFDSTRVSANDVDYPIDVVMYERDSFHVTEHRFQKDDLAHLSLQWSMLLQNSVQRLPNDWMDPVFEKLREKV encoded by the coding sequence ATGACGTATTGTCTTGGTATTAAAGTCGCATCAGGCTTGGTGGCGATTGCCGACACCCGGCTCACTTCGGGCACGGAGGTCAGTACCAATAAAAAAATCTCCGTTCACCAGTTGGAGCACCACTCAATGTTTATCATGACATCGGGGTTGCGTTCGGTACGTGACAAAGCGGTGACGTATTTTCGGGAAGTACTGGAAGAACAGGACCATAGTTTTAATAAACTATACAAGGCCGTGAATGCTTTCGGGCAGCAGGTTCGTCGGGTGGCGAACGAAGACAAAGAGGCGCTGGATGCAGCTGGGTTGCGGTTTAATTTACATGCCATTGTTGGCGGGCAACTGGAAGACGATGGCGAGCACATGCTGTATTTGCTTTATCCTGAAGGAAACTGGGTGGAGGTGGGTGAAACCTCTCCTTTTTTTGTGATTGGAAATTCTAATTATGGTAAGCCGTTGCTTTTCAGGAGTTTGAAGTATGGCTCTTCCTTGGCGGAGGCGCTGAAAGTTGGATTTCTATCCTTTGACTCAACCCGGGTAAGTGCCAATGATGTGGATTATCCGATTGATGTGGTGATGTATGAGCGGGATAGTTTTCACGTCACGGAGCATCGTTTTCAGAAAGATGACTTGGCTCACCTGTCGCTGCAATGGAGCATGTTGCTCCAAAATTCCGTCCAGCGCTTACCCAATGACTGGATGGACCCAGTTTTTGAAAAACTACGTGAAAAAGTCTAA
- a CDS encoding aldose epimerase family protein — protein sequence MRPLAVSALSFCTIAYLFLSCGGSNQKAETTSVDTMSTITKTTFGQLPDGQTADHFTLRNSKGTEVKITNYGGLITHWTAADKNGVFEDMVLGYDSLSGYLKASPFFGALVGRYGNRIGNAKFTLDGKTYTLAANNGPNSLHGGKVGFDKVIWKAEILEDTKTLKLTHTSPDGDEGFPGALSAEVTYRLTEDNALEIEYKATTDKPTIVNLTNHTYFNMTGGKRDVLGHKVQLNADKFVPVDKTLIPTGELRDVKGTPFDFLNATEIGARIDDPKDEQIKFGGGYDHCWVINKGADSLALTATVYEPTSGRVLEAFTTEPGVQFYTGNFLNGSITGKNGVTYTKRSGFCLETEHFPDSPNQASFPSVVLRPGEVYKTKTVYKFSTK from the coding sequence ATGCGTCCTCTTGCTGTTTCTGCGTTGTCATTCTGCACAATTGCGTATTTATTTTTATCCTGTGGTGGCTCCAATCAGAAAGCCGAAACCACCTCTGTCGATACTATGAGCACGATTACAAAAACTACTTTCGGGCAACTGCCTGATGGCCAAACGGCCGACCATTTTACGCTTCGTAATTCAAAAGGTACAGAAGTTAAGATTACAAATTACGGAGGGCTAATTACGCACTGGACTGCTGCCGACAAAAACGGTGTTTTTGAAGACATGGTCTTGGGGTATGACTCCCTGAGCGGCTACTTAAAAGCCAGTCCTTTTTTTGGGGCATTGGTGGGACGTTATGGCAACCGCATCGGAAATGCAAAATTTACCCTTGACGGCAAGACCTACACATTGGCGGCCAACAATGGCCCTAATAGCCTGCACGGCGGGAAAGTCGGATTTGACAAAGTAATCTGGAAAGCCGAGATTTTGGAAGATACCAAAACGCTGAAACTGACCCATACCAGTCCCGATGGCGATGAAGGTTTCCCTGGAGCCCTATCTGCGGAAGTAACCTACCGATTGACCGAAGATAACGCCCTAGAAATTGAGTACAAGGCTACTACCGACAAACCTACCATTGTCAACCTGACCAACCATACCTATTTTAACATGACAGGTGGGAAGCGAGATGTATTGGGGCATAAGGTACAGTTGAACGCCGATAAATTTGTACCCGTTGACAAAACCCTGATTCCAACGGGAGAATTGCGTGATGTAAAAGGAACGCCTTTTGATTTTTTGAATGCTACCGAAATCGGTGCGCGCATCGACGACCCGAAGGATGAGCAAATTAAATTTGGCGGTGGCTATGACCATTGCTGGGTAATCAATAAGGGGGCTGATTCTCTTGCCCTGACCGCCACGGTGTACGAGCCTACGTCGGGTAGGGTACTGGAAGCATTTACGACTGAGCCAGGCGTACAGTTTTATACGGGCAATTTTCTGAATGGCTCAATTACGGGTAAAAACGGTGTTACCTACACCAAACGCTCTGGTTTTTGTCTCGAAACCGAGCATTTTCCTGATTCTCCCAACCAAGCATCGTTCCCAAGCGTAGTGTTGCGCCCAGGGGAAGTTTACAAGACCAAAACGGTTTATAAGTTTTCAACAAAATAA
- a CDS encoding transglutaminase family protein, with the protein MILNVSHRLFYTYSESVILEPHTFYLFPKAYPHQQIVSYSMTVDPVPSMLVQNIDAEGNHQHIAYFREATTSLTVSVQMAVRSDDFNLFGFVLFPFETEQIPFQYPESLKKLLQPYLVREGVTTYVEQYARQTAASERWKTVAFLTALCRDISQSFMYERREVGPPMLPEHTLIGRKGTCRDFAQLFVACCRALGIAARFVSGYLYGNALQEHDLHAWAEVFLPGAGWRGFDPTEGNAVINNHVHLAASADPVLIAPVTGVFRGRAKSTLLAEVSVGEGI; encoded by the coding sequence ATGATTCTGAACGTCAGTCATCGGCTATTTTACACGTATTCTGAATCGGTAATTTTAGAACCGCATACGTTTTACCTTTTTCCTAAAGCGTATCCGCACCAACAAATCGTCAGTTATTCGATGACGGTTGACCCCGTACCCTCCATGTTGGTTCAAAACATCGACGCCGAAGGAAACCACCAGCATATTGCCTATTTTCGGGAGGCTACCACTTCGTTGACCGTTTCGGTCCAAATGGCAGTACGTTCGGATGACTTTAATCTGTTTGGCTTTGTCTTGTTTCCATTTGAAACTGAGCAAATTCCTTTTCAATATCCCGAGTCACTAAAAAAACTGCTTCAACCTTATCTGGTGCGGGAAGGCGTAACTACGTATGTGGAGCAATATGCGCGTCAAACGGCGGCTTCCGAACGTTGGAAGACCGTTGCTTTTCTGACGGCATTGTGTCGCGATATTTCTCAAAGTTTTATGTACGAGCGTCGGGAGGTTGGTCCTCCGATGTTGCCCGAACACACCCTTATTGGCCGTAAGGGCACTTGCCGCGATTTTGCACAGCTTTTTGTGGCGTGTTGCCGCGCTTTGGGCATTGCCGCACGTTTTGTCAGCGGTTATTTGTACGGAAATGCCCTTCAAGAGCATGATTTACACGCTTGGGCTGAGGTCTTTTTGCCCGGAGCAGGCTGGAGGGGATTTGACCCGACAGAAGGCAATGCGGTAATTAATAATCACGTACATTTAGCGGCCTCTGCCGACCCAGTGCTGATTGCCCCTGTCACGGGGGTGTTTAGAGGTCGGGCCAAGTCTACGTTGCTGGCCGAAGTGTCGGTTGGGGAAGGTATTTAA
- a CDS encoding DEAD/DEAH box helicase has protein sequence MTFDDFDFDEELLDGLHSMGFNQPTPIQAQAIPVILNNKDLIACAQTGTGKTAAYLLPVLNKIIDASPDNRHLNTLILAPTRELAIQIDQQIEGLGYFTGVSSIAIYGGGDGAAWSQQRKALAEGSEVIIATPGRLIALLQMGEINFGNLQHLILDEADRMLDMGFYDDIIRIISYLPQKRQTLLFSATMPPKIRTLANTILNKPEQISIAVAKPAEGILQLAYLVYDEQKIALLKNILKEGQFGSVIIFASTKENVKKLDEELRRNKLTAKAFHSDLDQKEREGILREFKNKALPILIGTDILSRGIDVEGISLVVNYNVPHDPEDYIHRIGRTARAETTGTAITFINDKDQRKFVAIERMIGKEIPKMSLPAALGAGPSYHSGGSEVNSSPPRKKKPFKQRSNKPRSAGSPRPKSGT, from the coding sequence TTGACTTTTGACGATTTTGATTTTGACGAAGAACTTTTAGATGGACTGCACTCAATGGGGTTTAATCAGCCAACTCCTATACAAGCTCAAGCAATTCCAGTCATATTAAATAATAAAGATTTAATTGCCTGCGCCCAAACGGGTACTGGCAAAACGGCGGCTTATCTTTTGCCCGTTTTAAATAAAATCATTGACGCCTCTCCTGATAACCGACATCTTAATACGCTCATCCTCGCTCCTACGCGGGAGTTGGCGATTCAGATTGACCAACAAATTGAAGGATTGGGGTACTTTACGGGCGTAAGTTCTATCGCGATTTATGGAGGAGGAGACGGGGCGGCTTGGAGTCAGCAACGCAAAGCATTGGCCGAAGGTAGTGAGGTGATAATTGCCACGCCAGGACGTTTGATTGCGTTGTTGCAAATGGGTGAAATAAACTTTGGAAACCTCCAACACCTTATTTTGGACGAAGCAGACCGCATGTTGGACATGGGTTTCTACGACGATATTATTCGGATTATTAGTTATTTACCCCAGAAAAGGCAAACATTGCTGTTTTCGGCCACGATGCCGCCGAAAATCAGAACGTTGGCCAACACAATTCTGAACAAGCCTGAGCAGATCAGCATCGCCGTGGCCAAACCTGCCGAAGGGATTTTACAACTTGCTTATTTGGTTTACGACGAGCAAAAAATAGCATTGCTCAAAAATATTCTCAAAGAAGGACAGTTTGGCAGCGTAATTATATTTGCTTCAACCAAAGAGAATGTTAAAAAATTGGATGAAGAACTGCGTCGTAATAAGCTGACTGCTAAAGCATTCCATTCTGATTTAGACCAAAAAGAACGAGAAGGAATTCTGAGGGAATTCAAAAATAAAGCCCTGCCGATTTTGATTGGAACCGATATTCTGTCGCGGGGAATTGATGTGGAGGGAATCAGTTTGGTGGTAAACTATAACGTGCCTCACGACCCCGAAGATTATATTCACCGGATTGGACGCACAGCAAGGGCCGAAACGACTGGTACCGCGATTACCTTTATCAATGATAAAGACCAACGAAAATTTGTGGCCATTGAGCGAATGATTGGGAAAGAAATCCCTAAAATGTCGTTGCCAGCGGCTTTGGGGGCGGGTCCGAGCTACCACTCGGGCGGGAGTGAAGTAAATTCGAGCCCTCCACGTAAGAAAAAACCGTTTAAACAGCGGAGCAACAAGCCTCGTTCTGCGGGCTCTCCACGCCCCAAAAGCGGAACGTAA
- a CDS encoding helix-turn-helix domain-containing protein produces MEILLGLRPSHNWMAQVAEQFGTVPQSPNEFSYEKDNLLFKLNSLIIEPEKVAVILGEIRWEASLNTLKKSIDTNDYWILSFILSEAPHTYSFIHNNTKHQIKALKSTLFYSSKMTVDTIWPAGKRSRFITIGFHRDWICEKLGVDAGTSSNAPFISMLQSENGVYFQGISLFERIVSFDTLFSDSRSLNWALSVEAQCYELIVDFIGQIATIKSHLSDNKFSPCDIKRVMEVENRHFIATGMLPALTFLASEANMSLSKFKKCFRQIYGSAPYEYHLNLKLDIAKKLLLQNKWTVAEIATQLGYSSIASFNKVFKKKYNMNPTAIVNEHLNQLVYRIKSPDENQPE; encoded by the coding sequence ATGGAAATTCTCTTAGGACTTAGGCCCTCCCACAACTGGATGGCACAAGTAGCTGAGCAATTTGGCACAGTACCTCAATCACCTAATGAGTTTAGTTATGAAAAAGATAATTTATTATTTAAATTAAATTCCCTCATTATTGAACCCGAAAAAGTCGCCGTTATTTTGGGAGAAATACGTTGGGAAGCCTCGCTCAATACGTTAAAAAAATCAATTGATACCAACGATTATTGGATTTTAAGTTTTATCCTTTCCGAAGCCCCTCACACGTACTCTTTCATCCACAACAACACAAAACACCAGATAAAGGCGCTTAAATCAACTCTTTTTTACAGTTCAAAAATGACCGTAGATACGATTTGGCCCGCCGGCAAACGTTCTCGTTTTATCACCATCGGATTCCACCGGGATTGGATTTGTGAAAAACTCGGGGTGGATGCAGGCACCTCGTCCAACGCGCCATTTATCTCCATGTTGCAGTCCGAAAATGGTGTTTATTTTCAGGGAATCTCCCTTTTTGAACGAATTGTTTCCTTTGATACCCTCTTTAGCGATTCCCGTTCTTTGAATTGGGCGCTTTCGGTAGAAGCACAATGCTACGAACTAATCGTTGATTTTATCGGCCAAATTGCCACCATAAAATCCCACCTATCCGACAACAAATTCAGTCCTTGCGACATCAAGAGAGTGATGGAGGTAGAAAATCGTCACTTCATTGCTACCGGAATGCTCCCTGCACTTACGTTTTTAGCGAGCGAAGCCAACATGAGTTTATCAAAATTCAAGAAATGCTTCCGGCAGATTTACGGCTCGGCTCCTTATGAATACCACCTCAATCTTAAACTAGACATTGCCAAAAAACTCCTTTTACAGAACAAATGGACGGTGGCGGAAATCGCCACCCAATTGGGTTATTCAAGCATTGCAAGTTTTAATAAGGTGTTCAAAAAGAAATATAATATGAACCCCACCGCGATTGTCAATGAGCATTTAAATCAATTAGTCTATCGGATTAAATCTCCAGATGAGAATCAACCAGAGTAA